The genomic segment TTGATTTAAAATGTTTAAAAAATGATAAGCCATTCTCATGTTAAATTCTTTAGAATCAGTTTTGTCTGTCCAACTTTTTTCGGCAACCGCTAAAATACGCGGTAAGAGTACTATGTCTTCCGTGAGTTCTTTCCTGTCACCCCAGGAACAACTGATAATACCTAAAGTATTTTCAGGTATATCTTTTGTTATAACCGGGTTAAATTCAAGAATTTCTTTTGGAGTACTCGTGTTGTGGCTAAGATAAAGCGGGAACCATTGCGAATTAATAATTTTGAATTCTTCTTTAACTGAATTTTCTTTTGCTTTGCCTCGCCATTCCTGCAGGATGGTGTTGTCTTTATCTAACCATTTGTCTAACTGCGGGAAATATTCCCACCATATAACCATTTTTTTATTATATTTGATTAACATTTCTTGAACGCGTTTCAAAAAATAAAAATAAAGTTCTTTTTCATCGCTTAAATTTTCATCAGAAATACGTTTAGAACAAATTGGACAGTTTTGCCATTCGTGGGTTTCTACTTCATCAGCACCAACATGGAAATAAGGTCCTTTAAAAATAGGACAGAACTCGGCAAAAATATCTTCCAAAAATTTATAAGTTTCTTCATTGCCCGGACATATAACCGAACTACGCTTTTTGCCGCTACTCTGACAGGCTAACTCCGGATAAGCTTTACGTAATGCCCTGCAATGTCCGGGCATGTCAATTTCAGGTATAACAGTAATAAAATGTTGTTCTGCAAATGAAACTATTTCATTAAGCTCATCCTGAGTGTAAAATTTCCCGGGCACAGTAAGTTTATATTTTTTACTTTCAAGTGTCCACGCCTGGTCATCAGTAAAATGAATATGAATTGTATTCATCTTATACCGGGCGAGAATTTCTATGTATCGCTTTAGTAATTCTACATTACGGAATTGCCTTGCCGGGTCAAAATGCTGACCACGTATAGAAAAATGCGGTTCATCGATAATACGCGAGTACGGTACAGACCAAGCATTATGTTCATATTTAAGCATCTGAAGAAAACTCTGTACAGCATAAAATGCTCCTGCTTCATCCACACCACAAAAAACAGCATTTTCTGAGATTTCAAGCAGGTAACCTTCTTTACCAAGTTCATTTAGTTTAATATCTTCCATTTCTTTTGGTAAAAACATTTCCGGTAATGAACTATTATTAGTTGTAATTAAAAGCATTTTTTCCGTTCTATCTTTAATATTTGCTAATTCCGTAATATTTAAATCAAAGCCGGTTATATCAAAAATATGTTTTTTTAAATCCTTTGCAATATTTTCTAATTTATCTCCTCCGGTTGATGCAAAAACAATTTTTACATCGTCCGTGATTCTAAAATCGCCGGTCTTATATTTGATATACTTTGGCTTAGGCAATATAATGGTTTCTTCACAAAAAATATTAGATGTTATTAAACAAATAAAACCAAGCAAATAGGTTAACAATAAAAATCGTATCTTCATAGGATTTCTCATTTTTTACTAACTAATACTGTTTCAATAATTACTTCTGCAAACTTTTTAATATATGAAATTAAATATTATTTATTTTTTGAGTAATTTCATTGTATATCAACTTCAAAAATTGAATTAAGTATTCCCACAGATATTTGTAAATCTTCCCGGATGTTACCAATCCTTCAGAAAAATATTTTTTAAATGAAATTCTATCGGGTGTAATGAATTTTAATATAAGGACTGCTGTTATTAAATTCAAAATAATAATAACAACGTAAGAAAACACACGACCTGTCTTTTTTACATCAGATTGACCGGCTGCCAATGAATCACCTGTCAGAAAAAAATGAAATGAATATGTAATACCTACAAAAAAGAACAACCATTCAATCCATCTTGAAACGTTAAAGAAAAAAGCAAGGATATAAAAAAGTAAGATTAATAAAAAGGTGTAAATTGGGAAGAAATAAGGGGCTAGAAAAATAAAAAAATTGGTTTTAGTTGAAACTACATTGCCGTTTTTTGAAGAGACGTTAAATTCTTTGATTTTCCCTCTAAATAAAACTGCCCAGAATGCATGTGTAAGTTCGTGCCCAAAAACATATAGACTACCTGGCAGCGATTTAAACAAGAATATCAAAAAAAATACGATAAAACCTGAAATAAACCAAATCACCGAAGATGTTAAGGGAAACATAGAAATTAAAAGAACAAAAAACAACTTAACCAACCCTAATAACACCGGCAACAAAATTATTGCTATTAATAATTTGATAAAACCAGCCATAAAAATAAGTAGTTTAGGGTTGAGGGTTTAGTATTCAGGGATAAAATCAAAACCTCTAAACTATTTTTACAATTCTTAATCTCGCTCTTTTATTTGCTAACAACTATATTATCAATCAGACGGGTTTTGCCTACAAAAACGGCGATAGCAATTACGATTTTGTTAATATGACTATCAATAACTTTTATTTCTTCGAGTGTTTCCGCGTCTCTTATTTCTATATAGTCAATTTTATCCACATTAGGAGCAATTGTTTTCTTTATTTTAGAAATTACTGTTTCTGCGGAAACATTTTTTTTATTTTCTACTAAATTTCTTGCCATTTTCAAAGAACGCGATATAGATATCGCTCTTTCTAATCCTTCATCAGATAAATAAATATTCCTGCTTGAAAGCGCCAAACCGCTTTTTTCACGAACGGTGGGACACGCAATAATTTTTACAGGAAAATTTAAATCATTTACCATTTTCTTAATTATAACTGACTGCTGGTAATCTTTTAACCCGAAATAAGCTTTATCCGGCTGAATTATATTGAAAAGTTTTGCTACAATTGTTGCAACACCTTTAAAATGACCCGGACGGAATCTTCCGCACATAATATCAGAAATCTTTTCAACAGTAATATAGGTAAGATATTTTTCCGGATACATACCGGACGGTTTGGGTGAAAAAACTATATCCACATTTTCCTTTTTGCATAAAAGAACATCTTTTTTAAACGGTCTTGGATATTTTTTTAAATCTTCGTTAGGTCCAAATTGTGACGGGTTAACAAAAATGCTTACCACAACAACATCGCTTTCTTTTCTTGCGCGACGAATAAGTGAAGCATGCCCTTCATGCAACGCTCCCATAGTCGGCACTAAACTTATGGCTCTGCCATTAAGCTTGAGTTTTTTTATAAAATTTTGAATTTCTTGCGGGTTTGAAAATATTTTCATCTTAGATATCTCTCAAAATATTTGCTGACTTTTTTATATTCTGTAGCAGTACAATGTTAATACCATCAGTATTTTTGTATACAGGATTTTCTTAATCGGCATTGAAATACTTCGTAGAAATTTTCGAGGAAAAACTTATACTTTTTAGCAGAAAACACTTTGTTCCCCTCTACAGACAAGAGAGATTTATCAAAGCATTCCGCTTTTATACCCTGGAAACTTTACTTTTTTTCTTTCTCTTTTTCTTTCTCTTCAGATGGCGGTAAGCTGAATGCTTTTATTAGTAGCGCTTTTTTAATATCTTCGGTAACTTTCGGATTCTCTTTAAGAAAAACCTTTGAATTATCCATACCCTGGCCTAACCGCTCGCCTTTATAAATAAACCAACTTCCGCTTTTCTCTATAATGCCATATTCAACACCTGTATCAATAATGTTTCCCTCAACCGAAATTCCCTGACCAAACGTCATTTCAAATTCAGTCTGTTTAAACGGCGGAGCAACCTTGTTTTTTACAACTTTTACACGCACTCTTGTCCCTACAACAACATCCCCGTCTTTCAATGTTGTTACTCTTCTGATATCCATACGGATAGAAGCATAAAATTTTAAAGCCAAGCCACCGGTAGTTGTCTCAGGATTACCGAACATAATACCTATTTTCTGTCGAAGTTGATTGATAAAAATGATTGTTGTTTTGGATTTAGAAACTATCGCAGTAAGTTTTCTTAACGCCTGCGACATTAACCTTGCCTGAAGTCCCATATGTGAATCACCCATTTCACCTTCTATTTCAGCACGGGGAGTAAGCGCCGCAACAGAGTCAATAACCAAAACATCTATTGCATTACTCCGGACAAGTTTTTCTGTAATTTCAAGAGCTTGTTCACCTGAATCCGGCTGTGAAATTAAAAGTTTGTCCACATCCACGCCTAATTTTGTCGCATAAACAGGGTCCATAGCATGTTCAGCATCGACATACGCGCAGGTTCCACCGAGCTTTTGAGCACTGGCTACGATTTGAAGCGACAACGTTGATTTACCTGATGATTCAGGTCCGTAAAGTTCAATAATTCTGCCTTTCGGAATTCCGCCTACACCAATTGCAATATCAAGCCCGATAATACCTGTGGGAATTACTTCAACCTTCTGGTGCGGACTTTCTCCAAGACGCATTATTGCACCTTTACCGTATTCTTTCTCTATTTGCGACAACGCTAAATCCAACGCCTTTTCCTTATCTGATTTTTCTGCTTTTGCCATTAAGTCCTCCGTTGAAAATATCACATCTTTAACTTTAAGTCTTTATTATATTAAGATTCCTCAATAAAAGCAAGTAAAAAGATTTTTAACCTTTACACTCTAAAAATATTACTGCTAAAAATATTCAAAATTGTAGAAATCACTATAAAACTAAGGACCATTATTCAGACAGTGTCTGAATAATTGGTATAGCATGATGAGTCAAGAAGATTCTTTTCACATATTATTCAAGATTCGAGAAGAAAGTGTTGCAAAATCACTTCAAATTTTCAATGCAAGATTCTGGTGGATTATGGAGAAGTCATATTCATATTAACCAAATCAACCACATCCCTCAATTTACTATTTATTCTAACTTTATTCCTTGTTCCTTTATAAATTCCTGAAGTTCTGAAACACTTATAGCCTCTCCTATCATAACTTGTGATAATTCCCTGTAATAAATCAAAATATCTGCAACAATCTGAGCTTCAGAGTAATTAACCTTTTCTCCATTACTATTTGTAGCTGAATATATCATCCCTGATGGGTTATTTGCAAGTGCTTTTATCGCTGAATCAATGTACTCTGTAAGAGGAGCATGTTTACTTACAACAATTCCAATTACTTTATCATCATTGGCTCTAAAAAGAGGACCGCCAGAATTCCCCGGATTAAATGCACCATTTACAACTATATGTTTTACAAAACCTTTTTTGTCATTTCTGGGATACGAAGAATATCCAGATATGTGTCCAACTGATAAAAGTGGGGCAGGACCATTATAACCTAAAGGGAAACCCCAAGTTAACACTTCATTCCCTACAAGAATATCTTCGGAAGATAAAACAAGACCACCATCTAGTTTGTTTTCAGGTATTAACATAGATAAATCTCTGTTTTCATCATGTAATATATTTTTTATTTTAATTATTTCATTAAAAGGTGAAATTATTATAATGTTAGAATTATTTCCTCCCCGAACTACATGTTCATTTGTTACCAATGGACCATTTTTTAACAGAAACGCGGTTCCTTTCATAGAATTGCTTTTATTAATAATCATATAAACGGACTTGACACATTGTCTATTAGTTTCTCCTGCAGCATCTAATAACCATTTGGTCGATATAGGAATATTTTCATCTGATAAACAAATTTTACTGTAAAACAAAAGCACAACTATTACATAAAAATAAACTAATAAAATTTTTATAGTTTTCACTGCTCCTCCTAATAAAATTTATAATTTAAAAACTTTGTTTAACTTATTCTAAAAATATAACTATCAAATTCGGTCAAAGTTGGAGAAATCAGAACAATTTAATATTTACTTCCTTGTTAGATCAACAAATAAATCAAGCCTATAATTTTTCTTCATTTTATCATTTCTTATTTGTCTTGTTTGACTATTTTTCTTGATACATTTACTATTTCTTGGCCTTCTTCAAGAGTGATAAATCCATTTTCCAGAAGTTTGTTTAAAATTTCAATTTCAAGCACAATTATATTATATCCACCAACAAGTACTCCACCTACTTCTTGGGAACTTTTAAGTACTTCGTCTGCCTGCTGAATAGTTATATATTTATTTTGTATTAGTTTATTGATAAATACTTCAGCAAATTTCAATATATTTATTCCACCAAAAAGTACTCCTCTCTTTTCTGATTCTACTATTTTTTTTATTTCTTCAGCATCTTTTTGTGTGATGAACCCCTTGTAATATGTCATAATAAAAATTGAATTTGAAAGTGTTATTGGATCATATTCACCAATTAAAATACCAGATGCAGGTAAGTCTTTTAACCATGGTTTATTAGTAGCCTGCCCTGTTTCAGCACATAAATTGTTCGTTCCAAATAAGTTTAATGAGAACTTTAATGAATTTATATTTGATTTTCTTTTTACCTTCTTTTTTATATTGTTATAGATTTTTATAAAGATAGAATTTGATTCAGTCTTGGGGTTAATCTGAGTAATAATATTCCAATTTCTACTTTTTGTATTTACTGAACAAGAATAGTCATTACCAATCTCCTTTATATAATTTTTCAATCTGAATTCATATTCTATATTGGAATTTACTTGAATACACTCGATCTTCTGATAGAAACATTTTGGCGAATAATCTTTGACTTTGATATTTTTTTCTAATGTTTCTGGATTATATTTTATTTCTTTTGATACTATCACATTATCTTTTAGCAGCAATCTGAACATTGTTTCAAGGTCATAATCTTCTTTAGTTCCTTCATTCTTTACTATTATTTTCACATATGGAATTTTATCACTTAGATTCGGAACTTCAAAATCTCCTATTTTTTCTTCTTTTATAAGTCCTGTATTGACTATTATAAGTGGAATTATATTAGGTTTTTTTTCTGGTAAAAATATTACTTGAAATATTATAGTACTAATAGCCCCTACTATAACTAGGAATAAAGGATGCTTGAATATTGATTTCTTCTCGCTCAGACTATCCGTGACGACTTTAGGCTTTGTCATAACCATTCCAACTTTTTATATTTTTATTATTGGCAACTTCTGTTCAAATATGGCACAATCAGAACAAAATTTAAAATGCAACCTTTCTTGCAATAACCATTAATATAATTTTATATCTTTTTTAACGGAAATTCAATATAAATAAAACCAACGGTTTTGTTTTGGGATTTTTCTGGCAAGATTCCAACTTGAGAAATTGTAGAACAACTAAGAATATTTTTTGTTAGACTTAACAAAACACATAATAAATTAAAACACTATAATACTTCCAATAATTTCGCTTGTAACTTCTTCTTGGACTGCTGTAACAGCTACCGAAGTCTTCAAGTTTATTAATTCTTTTTTTATTATCTGATTCGGGGTTGCAACTGATTCTAAAATAGTATCTATAAACTCTACA from the Elusimicrobiota bacterium genome contains:
- a CDS encoding family 20 glycosylhydrolase, with product MKIRFLLLTYLLGFICLITSNIFCEETIILPKPKYIKYKTGDFRITDDVKIVFASTGGDKLENIAKDLKKHIFDITGFDLNITELANIKDRTEKMLLITTNNSSLPEMFLPKEMEDIKLNELGKEGYLLEISENAVFCGVDEAGAFYAVQSFLQMLKYEHNAWSVPYSRIIDEPHFSIRGQHFDPARQFRNVELLKRYIEILARYKMNTIHIHFTDDQAWTLESKKYKLTVPGKFYTQDELNEIVSFAEQHFITVIPEIDMPGHCRALRKAYPELACQSSGKKRSSVICPGNEETYKFLEDIFAEFCPIFKGPYFHVGADEVETHEWQNCPICSKRISDENLSDEKELYFYFLKRVQEMLIKYNKKMVIWWEYFPQLDKWLDKDNTILQEWRGKAKENSVKEEFKIINSQWFPLYLSHNTSTPKEILEFNPVITKDIPENTLGIISCSWGDRKELTEDIVLLPRILAVAEKSWTDKTDSKEFNMRMAYHFLNILNQIPDKQQGKLDKKYINKCLKDITTDPKSNLASFKENIIKYIISQQ
- the panC gene encoding pantoate--beta-alanine ligase, producing the protein MKIFSNPQEIQNFIKKLKLNGRAISLVPTMGALHEGHASLIRRARKESDVVVVSIFVNPSQFGPNEDLKKYPRPFKKDVLLCKKENVDIVFSPKPSGMYPEKYLTYITVEKISDIMCGRFRPGHFKGVATIVAKLFNIIQPDKAYFGLKDYQQSVIIKKMVNDLNFPVKIIACPTVREKSGLALSSRNIYLSDEGLERAISISRSLKMARNLVENKKNVSAETVISKIKKTIAPNVDKIDYIEIRDAETLEEIKVIDSHINKIVIAIAVFVGKTRLIDNIVVSK
- the recA gene encoding recombinase RecA; its protein translation is MAKAEKSDKEKALDLALSQIEKEYGKGAIMRLGESPHQKVEVIPTGIIGLDIAIGVGGIPKGRIIELYGPESSGKSTLSLQIVASAQKLGGTCAYVDAEHAMDPVYATKLGVDVDKLLISQPDSGEQALEITEKLVRSNAIDVLVIDSVAALTPRAEIEGEMGDSHMGLQARLMSQALRKLTAIVSKSKTTIIFINQLRQKIGIMFGNPETTTGGLALKFYASIRMDIRRVTTLKDGDVVVGTRVRVKVVKNKVAPPFKQTEFEMTFGQGISVEGNIIDTGVEYGIIEKSGSWFIYKGERLGQGMDNSKVFLKENPKVTEDIKKALLIKAFSLPPSEEKEKEKEKK
- a CDS encoding serine protease, which produces MKTIKILLVYFYVIVVLLFYSKICLSDENIPISTKWLLDAAGETNRQCVKSVYMIINKSNSMKGTAFLLKNGPLVTNEHVVRGGNNSNIIIISPFNEIIKIKNILHDENRDLSMLIPENKLDGGLVLSSEDILVGNEVLTWGFPLGYNGPAPLLSVGHISGYSSYPRNDKKGFVKHIVVNGAFNPGNSGGPLFRANDDKVIGIVVSKHAPLTEYIDSAIKALANNPSGMIYSATNSNGEKVNYSEAQIVADILIYYRELSQVMIGEAISVSELQEFIKEQGIKLE